The following coding sequences are from one Musa acuminata AAA Group cultivar baxijiao chromosome BXJ2-4, Cavendish_Baxijiao_AAA, whole genome shotgun sequence window:
- the LOC135609355 gene encoding LRR receptor-like serine/threonine-protein kinase RPK2 encodes MRRTVAMPRRRVPPTSLVRVFLLIIPFAASAVVSSSSLDAASRSAERVALLQFKASVVSDPAGLLALWSNATGSDHCVWPGVSCDARSKVVALNISTDVGRFPSSCSRSGPFWRRCPDSCRRLSGKLSPGIGALVELKVLSFPFHAFGGEIPSEIWGLEKLEVVDFEANLLSGFLPSNLPRSLRVLNLASNLIRGEIPLSLSSYVRLETLDLSGNQLNGTIPGFVGDFLNLRELYLSSNQLSGSIPDELGDGFRSLQHLDLSGNILVGSIPRSLGDCSELRSLILSSNLLDDVIPPELGRLRKLQVLDVSRNCLSGPVPAELGGCFELSVIVLSNPYNPTILSVNSSNVDADEFNYFQGRINENITALPNLRVLWAPKAMLQGEIPSSWGTCESLKIVNLGENLFTGGIPKAFGQCQNLKFLNLSSNKLTGWLDQDLPVPCMDVFDLSGNRLSGSIPSFNLKSCPSSKLLLDDLGSGYSSFFSYTTLAAISLDMYDFGDDITVFHNFGQNKFTGVLPSLPLSTDRYGKEVVYAFLANGNNLVGPLSDVIFNKCNEVKAFIVNLSNNWISGQFPTEVGAMCLPLVVFDVSRNNISGVIPHGFGFLEGIISLDFSRNHLEGEIPARFENLKHLQYLSLGKNNLKGNIPAGFGQLHHLKYFDLSSNYLSGKIPTDLVDLKNLTILLLNNNNLSGTIPLNLARMTSLTKFNVSFNNLSGPLPLNASMLTCDSVLGNPLIHSCPVNTVSVPSLSGRQGRSTQDYTGSSPIRPTNDSNNTGFSTVEIASIASAAAVVSVLLALIVLYIYTRKCAPRFAAQSSRRREVTLFTDIGAPVTFESVVRATGNFNASNCVGHGGFGATYKAEISPGVLVAIKRLSLGRFQGVQQFHAEIKTLGRLRHPNLVTLIGYHLSEEEMFLIYNYLSGGNLERFIQERHKRAVDWRVLHRIAMDIACALAYLHDHCVPRILHRDVKPSNILLDNYKAYLSDFGLARLLGNSETHATTGVAGTFGYVAPEYAMTCRVSDKADVYSYGVVLMELISDKKALDPSFSPYGNGFNIVAWACMLLRQGRAREFFMEGLWDVGPHDALVDTLHLAVRCTVDSLSIRPTMKQVVQRLKQLQPPTC; translated from the coding sequence ATGCGCCGGACGGTGGCGATGCCACGCCGCCGGGTTCCTCCTACCTCCCTAGTACGTGTCTTCCTCCTCATAATCCCATTCGCCGCCTCCGCCGTCGTTTCTTCGTCCTCACTTGATGCCGCTTCCCGCTCGGCCGAGAGGGTTGCCCTCCTTCAGTTCAAGGCCTCTGTCGTCTCCGACCCCGCCGGTCTCCTCGCCCTCTGGTCCAACGCAACCGGCTCCGACCACTGTGTCTGGCCCGGCGTCTCCTGCGACGCGAGATCGAAGGTCGTGGCCCTCAACATCTCCACCGATGTTGGTCGTTTCCCTTCGTCCTGCTCTCGGTCCGGTCCGTTCTGGCGGCGCTGCCCGGATTCCTGCAGGCGGTTGTCCGGAAAGCTGAGCCCCGGCATTGGAGCGCTTGTGGAGCTTAAAGTCCTCTCCTTTCCGTTCCATGCCTTCGGTGGCGAGATCCCTAGTGAGATCTGGGGATTGGAGAAGCTCGAGGTGGTCGATTTTGAAGCCAACCTGCTTTCCGGCTTTCTCCCATCGAATTTACCACGTAGTTTAAGAGTGCTGAACCTGGCTTCGAATCTGATCCGTGGTGAGATCCCACTGTCTCTTTCTAGTTATGTTCGTTTGGAAACCCTGGACCTCTCCGGCAACCAGCTCAATGGCACAATCCCTGGTTTCGTTGGCGATTTTCTTAACCTCAGAGAACTATATCTATCTTCGAATCAGCTCAGTGGTTCGATTCCAGATGAGCTGGGAGATGGTTTCCGGAGTTTGCAGCATTTGGACCTGTCCGGTAACATTCTGGTCGGTAGCATTCCTCGTAGCTTGGGAGATTGCAGTGAGCTCCGCTCACTCATACTATCATCTAATCTGTTGGATGATGTTATTCCTCCAGAGTTGGGCCGGTTGAGAAAGCTCCAAGTTTTAGATGTTTCGAGGAACTGTCTGAGTGGCCCTGTGCCTGCTGAACTTGGAGGGTGCTTTGAGTTATCTGTTATCGTTCTTTCAAACCCGTACAATCCAACAATTCTTTCTGTTAATTCAAGCAATGTTGACGCTGATGAGTTCAATTATTTCCAAGGTAGGATCAATGAGAATATCACAGCCCTGCCAAATCTTAGAGTGCTATGGGCACCGAAGGCGATGCTACAAGGGGAGATTCCAAGCAGTTGGGGTACTTGCGAGAGCTTAAAAATTGTTAATCTAGGGGAAAATCTCTTCACTGGGGGTATTCCCAAAGCATTTGGTCAGTGCCAGAATCTTAAATTTCTTAACTTGAGCTCAAACAAGTTGACAGGTTGGCTGGATCAGGATCTTCCTGTCCCGTGTATGGATGTTTTTGATCTTAGTGGTAATCGTCTATCTGGTTCCATCCCAAGCTTTAACTTGAAATCTTGCCCTTCATCAAAGTTGCTGCTAGATGACCTAGGATCTGGGTATTCTTCATTCTTTTCATATACAACACTGGCTGCAATCTCGTTGGATATGTATGATTTTGGTGATGATATTACAGTTTTCCATAACTTTGGACAAAATAAGTTCACTGGCGTCCTACCATCTTTACCACTTTCAACTGATAGATATGGGAAGGAGGTTGTCTATGCTTTCCTCGCTAATGGTAATAATCTTGTTGGGCCATTAAGTGATGTCATATTTAATAAGTGCAATGAGGTCAAAGCGTTCATTGTCAACTTAAGTAATAACTGGATTTCTGGACAATTTCCAACAGAAGTTGGTGCCATGTGCCTGCCTCTTGTGGTTTTTGATGTTTCTCGTAATAATATTAGTGGAGTGATTCCTCATGGTTTTGGATTCTTGGAAGGCATTATCAGTTTAGATTTCAGCAGAAACCATCTTGAAGGTGAGATTCCTGCAAGGTTTGAGAATTTGAAGCATCTGCAGTATCTCTCACTGGGAAAGAATAATCTTAAAGGCAACATTCCTGCTGGTTTCGGTCAATTGCATCATCTTAAGTATTTTGATCTGTCTTCCAATTATCTTTCAGGGAAAATTCCCACTGACCTTGTCGACCTGAAGAATCTTACTATTCTTCTTCTCAACAACAATAATCTTTCTGGAACAATTCCTTTGAATTTAGCTAGAATGACATCTTTAACAAAGTTTAATGTGTCATTCAATAACTTGTCTGGGCCATTACCACTGAACGCCAGCATGTTGACATGTGATAGTGTTCTTGGAAACCCTTTGATCCACTCTTGTCCTGTAAATACTGTATCTGTCCCATCGCTTTCTGGCCGGCAAGGGCGCAGCACACAGGATTACACTGGTTCTTCACCTATAAGGCCAACAAATGATAGTAACAATACTGGTTTCAGCACTGTAGAAATTGCTTCAATAGCATCAGCAGCAGCTGTCGTTTCTGTTCTTTTAGCTTTAATTGTCCTCTACATATACACAAGAAAATGTGCACCAAGATTTGCAGCCCagtcttcaagaagaagagaggttaCACTTTTCACAGACATTGGAGCACCAGTTACTTTTGAGAGTGTTGTTCGAGCCACTGGCAACTTTAATGCAAGCAATTGCGTCGGACATGGAGGCTTTGGAGCAACTTACAAGGCTGAAATTTCACCTGGAGTATTAGTGGCCATAAAAAGACTTTCTCTAGGAAGATTTCAAGGAGTACAACAATTCCATGCAGAGATTAAAACACTTGGGAGATTGCGCCACCCAAATCTTGTTACTTTGATAGGGTATCATCTTAGTGAGGAGGAAATGTTTCTCATTTATAACTACCTTTCAGGAGGAAATCTTGAGAGGTTTATACAGGAAAGGCACAAAAGAGCTGTTGATTGGAGGGTACTCCATAGAATTGCTATGGATATTGCATGTGCACTTGCTTACCTGCATGACCATTGTGTGCCCCGTATCCTCCACCGGGATGTTAAACCAAGCAACATTTTGTTGGACAATTACAAAGCTTATCTCTCTGATTTTGGATTGGCAAGGCTTCTAGGCAACTCAGAAACACATGCAACTACCGGTGTAGCTGGAACTTTTGGTTATGTTGCTCCAGAGTATGCAATGACTTGTCGTGTTTCTGATAAGGCTGATGTATACAGCTACGGTGTGGTACTGATGGAGTTGATATCAGACAAAAAAGCATTGGATCCTTCATTTTCTCCATACGGAAATGGCTTTAATATTGTTGCTTGGGCTTGCATGCTACTCCGCCAGGGGCGGGCCCGTGAATTCTTCATGGAAGGGCTGTGGGATGTTGGGCCTCATGATGCTTTGGTGGACACGTTGCATTTAGCTGTCAGGTGTACAGTTGATTCACTTTCTATCAGACCGACTATGAAGCAAGTTGTTCAAC